CACTTGCCCAGCAACTGATCCGCATCCTTCCTGATCTGCGCGGCGAGCAGAATCGCCTGCTCCAGCCGACGTTCGAACCACGGCATCAGGTCAGCATCCCACGCCTGCGGCACATGCTCCGGGCCGGGTGCGAAAGTGGGCTCACGCACTGGCTCTGCGGGCTCGTCGGCATCGATGGTGTCGACGATGACTTCCTTGCCGCTCAGCAGATTGGTGATGCGTTCCATGGCGCGTGTGAGGGGCTGCTCCAACCGTTCGCGATTCAGATTGCCGCGGCGCATGAGCAGCAAGGTCTTGACGGCGGTGAGCTGCGCGAGCATCTGGTAGGCGTGGGCCTGCAGCAACTCCAGCGGTTGCAGCGGTGGGCGCACGGCGCGGGGTTCTTTCAACGAGCGCTCTGCCGCCAGCACCAGCGCGGTGAGGCTGTCGTAGGCGTCCTTGCGGGCCAGACGCCATTTGAGTTCCGGGGTGTTGTCCACGGCGTCGAGCTGGATCAGGTCGAGCGCGGTGCGGGCATGGTCGATCTGCGATTTGACGACGCGGCGCACGAGGTTCGGAATCTGCGAGCGCTCCCATGACGGCAGCACGTACGAGAACAGCCATGCGATGCCCGCGCCAAGCAGCGTGTCCACCGTGCGCTCGAACAGCGCGAACACGGTGCTCGACGAAGCGCTGATCATGTGCGACTGGATCAGGCCGAGCACGGTCGCAGCGACGGCCGTGTAGAGGTACATGCGCAGCGCCAATCCATGCGCGACGGACTGCGCAACGGTGAGGCACAGAATCATCGCGAGATAGCCCGGATGCAGCGACAGGATGGACAGCGCGAGCACGCAACCCAGCAAGGTTCCACCCACGCGCAGATTGCGACGCTCCAGCGTCTGCGCGAGCGAGCCGCGCAGCACCACGACGATGGTCAGAAAAATCCAGTACTCGTGCGTGCCCCAAGGCAGCAGCAGTGAGATCACATACGCCGTGCCGATGGCCAACGCCGCGCGCACGGCGTGCCGAAGCGCTGGCGCACCCCAGCTCCACAGCGTGTAGAACGGCTTGATCGACCAAGCCACCGGGCTCACGAACAAATGCCAACTGGTGCGCACCGCCGCGAGATTGGGCTTGCCTTCGCCGCGCGCGAGCACGAACAAACGCTGCACTTCGTCGTTCAGATTCGCCATGCGATCGGCAAGCGAATGCACCAGCGCATCGGGGCTCGGATTGCGCGAGGTGATGAGGCGATTCGGGTCGCTCTGCATCGCATCTTCGTCCACCGCCCAGCGCAGGTCTTCAAGCTGCGCGCGGTAGTCCATGGGGCGCTCGGGCTCGCGTCCGAACAGCATGGCATCGGCCAGCATGTCGGTTTCTCTGGACAGCAGAATCAGCAGGTCATGCATCTGCGTGAGCACGACGTTGTGGCCCGCGTGCTGCTTGAGCGTGTCGAGATCGAGCCCGCAGGCGATCATGTGATCGCGCATGTCGAGCACGTGCAGCAGCATGGCCGCAAGGCGCTGGCGCGGCAGCGTGTCGGGCGACTCGAAGACCACATCGCGCGTGGACTGGATCTGATCGGCCAGTGCCGCCTGGCGCGCCAACAGGCGGCTGATGAGCCCGCCCGAAGCCTCGCTGCGCGTCTCGGGCGTGTCCTCGCCGAACTGCCGTGCCTGCAGACGCATGAGGTCGGCCAGCGACAGCAGCGTATCGGCCAGCAGCAGCACGCGATAACGCGGGTTCAACCAGCGATGGACGACGCACGAATACAGCACATACAGAAACGCGCCGAGCGCGAAATAGCCCGTCACGCTGAGCGCGGCAGAGAGTCGCTTGACCTCTTCGTTGGGCGGCACGGCCAGCGAGAAAATCATCGCAAACATGAGCGCAATCGCGATCGGAGCGCCCTTCTTTCCCCAGGCCATTCCGAGGAAGACGATGAAGGTGCCAACGATGATCAGAATGCCGAGCTCCAGCGGCGAGCTGTGCAGCATCTGCACGGCAAAGAACAGCGGCACGCCGATGATGGGCGTGGGAATCATCTGCCGGAACTTGCCCTTGCGCGGCCCCGCCACGTCAGGCGGAATGGCGACCACGGCGCCGAGCGCCGCAGCCGCACCGGCCTCGGTGCCGAGCACCAGACCCACGCCTGCCGAGATCAGCAGATAGCCCAGCGCCACGGCATAGCCGTTGGTCATGTAGTAGCTGAGCAGCACACGCAGAATGGCGCGTGCGCGCTCCTCAAAGGCAACGCGTGGCATCCGCGCCGCCATGGGGTTCATCCAAGCTGCTCCACGGACATGTAGCGCTCGCGCCATGCTTCGAAAGGCATGTCGTCGGCTTCTTCGATGGCGCGTTGCGCGGCCACCGATTTGTCGCTCATCGCCACATAGCGCTGCTGCTGCGCCTGTGTCCACGGACGGTTCATCAGTGCATCGCGCGCGGCCTGCGAGTGCGCGCTGGTGAAGGCGATGAAGTTGTTGTCGTACTGCGCAGTGAGTTCGCGCAGCACATGGGCGGACGGCGTGCTGTCGGGCGACTGGAACAGCTTGATGGCTGCCTGCAGCGCCTTGGCATGGGCATCGCTGCCTTCTGCGGCGTCGAGCGCTGCGGCAATCGGCAGGCATTCTTCGAGCACCTGCTGACCCCATTCGACCAGCGCAATGTTCTTGCCGTTCTTCACCAGTTGCAGACCGGGCTCGCGGCCACGTTCTGCCGTCAGGTGCTGGTTGTTCTTGAGCTGCGTGATTTCTTCGGGCGTGTCCGGCGGGCTGTCGGAGTACAGGCAGTGCAGCAGGAACACGTCGAGCACGCGCATGGTGTCGGCGTTGATGCCGACCGACTCGAACGGGTCGAGATCCATCAGACGCACCTCGACATACTCCACGCCGCGCTCGCGCAGCGCGTGCAGCGGACGCTCGCCGCTCTTGGTCGTGCGCTTGGGGCGAATCGTGCCGTAGAACTCGTTTTCGATCTGCAGCAGGCTGGTGCCAAGCTGGTTGTACTCGCCACCGGGATTGCGAACGCCGACCTGCTCATACGCGGGATAAGGACGTGTGAGCGCTTCGTGCAGCGAGTTCGCGTAGCCTTCCAGACCGTTGTAGCTGACGGCCAGCGTGGCCTGCGCATCGCTCTGATAACCAAGCCGACCCATGCGCAGCGACGTGGCATGCGGCAGATACAGCGCGCGCCTGCCATCGGCGAGCGGCTTGAGCGCATGCTGACGGCCTTCGACAAAGCTGGGGCACAGCGCAGGTGATGCGCCAAACAGATACAGCAGCACGAACGCGTGGCGACGGAAATTGCGGATCAGGCCGAAGTACTCTTCGCTCGTCACGCCGGGCAGCGACCAGTTGTAGTGGATGCCCGAAATCGTCTGCATGCGGCGGCCATAGCGGTGGCCGAGGCCCATGCGGTACACGCTCTTGGAGCGGCCCGAATTCGACAGGCCATAGCGCCCCAGCGGAATCGTCTCGTCCGTGGGCAGCACGCAGGGCATGCTCGACACCCACAGCGTCTCATCGTTGCAGTGCGATGTCAGCTCACGGTGCACGAACTGGTGCACCTCGACCAGTTCGTCCAGGCATTCCTGCACCGAAGGCTGCACACCCGTGATGAGTTCAAGCTGCGACTCGCTGTAGTCGGTGGTGATGTGTGGATGTGTCAGGGCCGACCCCAATCCCTTGGGATGTGGTGTCAATGCCAGAGCGCCAGTGGGCAGTGCCCGCAACCCCTCTTTTTCAATGCCGCGACGCATGCCCGCCAGACGCTCCTTCGAGAGTCCGGCGATGTGCTGTTGCAAGGTATTTGTCATTCTTTGTGCGCTTCCATCACTGATGTGAGGGGGTGGAACTTAGCACGGAGTGCCACGGCCTGCCGAAACCCGCGACTCAAGCGCCTTGTCGAATCGGGGAAACCGTGCTTGGTCCGCAGTGATTCCTCAAATTGAGGTAGGAAACATGCAGAACGGCCTCCCGATCCGAGCGCAACGACCGTCCGTCAGTGCCCACTTTGGGCCGCAGCCAAGGCCTTTTCGAACTCGTGCGCGCCCTGCTCCATCCCGCCCTGTGGCACCTTCTGGCCGGCGGGATCGGTCACTGCAGCCAACTGCTCGGCCAGTTTCTCCGGAACGTCCGGGCCCACACCTAGATGGATACCCTCAGTCATGGTGATCTGCGCTGCCTCGAACGAGCCAGCCCCCGCCAGCAGGATGGTGCGCGTGGGCGCGCTCTCGTGGGCCAGCACCAGCATGGCGGGCACGACGGACTCGGGCGTGAGGGCATCCAGCACCTGCTGCGGCATCAGGCCTTCAGTCATTCGGGTGTGGGCCGTGGGCGCGAGCGCGTTCACGTGAATGCCGTACTTCGCGCCTTCAATGGCCAGCGTCTGCATCATGCCGACCTGCGCGAGCTTGGCCGCACCGTAGTTGGTCTGACCGAAGTTGCCGTACAGGCCCGTGGAGGATGTCGTCATCACGATGCGGCCGTATTTCTGCTCGATCATGTATGGCCACACCGCCTTGCAGCAGTTGGCTGCACCCATCAGGTGCACATCGACGACCAAGCGGAAATCCGCCATGTCCATCTTGGCAAACGACTTGTCGCGCAGAATGCCCGCGTTGTTCACGAGGATGTCGACGCGGGCCCAGATGTCGATGGCCTGCTGCACCATGGCCTGCACGGCGGCAAAGTCGGTCACCGACGCGCCATTGGCAATCGCCTCGCCACCAGCAGCGCGAATCTCGGCCACCACGGCTTCGGCGGCGCTCACCGAGCCGCCGCTGCCGTCCACCGCCCCGCCCAGATCGTTGACCAGCACCTTGGCACCGCGCGCGGCCAGCGCCAATGCATGCTGTTTGCCCAGACCGCCGCCTGCGCCGGTCACAATTGCCACCTTGCCATCAAAGCGAATTGCCATCTATCTTGCTCCTGATCAAATATTGTGCGGGTTGCGTCCATTCGGCGGACCGAGGAACCAGCCCTGCTCGCGTCGAATCGCATGCATGTTAGTACGCCAATCGCCGCAACTGCCACGAGTACGAGTCACGTTCGCTACAGGTTTGCGCAAGAAAGCCTGCCTGCAGCCCGTCCTAGGGTTATCCCTTGAATTGATGGACAACTATGTGGATAACTGTGGACATTGCGGGTATTCGGCATGTAAGTCGTTGATTTACAATGAGTCACATTCCGACGCACAAATTTTAGGCATGGCCAATGGATTCATCTGCATGTCATCCAAGCCTGTTTGCGGGTTGTTCAGGCAAACGCTGCACAATCCTGTGGATAACCCTGAACAAAGGCTGTACTGCGCATGCAAGCCATTGATTTCAAACGAATCACCACCCGATGCCTGCTTTTTGAGCAGCGTGTAAATTGTTATCCCTGATCGCATTGGACAATCATGGGGATAACTTTGGATAAACGCCAAAAATTCGCCCTAAGTCATTGATTTCAAAAGACTGACCTTGCAGCGCCCAAAATTTGGGCAAAGCGCAGTCAAGCAAGCCAGAGACCATTTGTGAAAACAAGCGCCGTTTCCAGCGCTAAGATGGACGGTTTCGCGCTTCGCCCGTCAGCCTTTTCCACCATGAGTTCCACACCCAACGTCGCCCCCTTCTTCATCGCCAAAGTGGGAGACGATGGAACGCAAGTGGATGCCTGGCCCGACCAGCCGCTGCTCACCTCGCTGGAGCAAGGTGGCGTGGACTGGCCCAGTTCCTGCCGCAATGGCACCTGCCGCACCTGCATCGGTTTTCTCTCCAAGGGCGAGGTGCGCTACGAAATCGAATGGCCGGGCCTGTCGCCCGAAGAAAAGGCCGAAGGCTGGGTGCTGCCCTGCTGCGCCTATCCTCTGACCGATCTGCAGATCGAGAACTCGTCTATCTGAGTTTCTGGAGCGCTTGCGCAACGCCGCAAATGCCTGCCACCGGCGCGGGCACATTGCAAGCATTCCTCGCCGTCCACTGATTTCATTCGCGAGATTGCCAGCGCACTTGCTCGCCTCTGGACTAAAATTGCGGCCTTCGGGATTTGTAATCCCTCCACCGGGCGACCTGCTGGTCGCATCGCATGTTCTTTAGGGGCCGCCCTGCGCGGGCATTTTTTGTTGCTGCCATCGATGACCGCATGTCGTCGAGTCGAGGTGCATACAGGAAACGCATGGCCAACGCTGGGGACAGGCGTTGCCCAGCATGACGCACGGCACACACCCCTATCGAAAGCCCCGCATGAATTCCCCCCTCACGCCTGTGCCGGTTTCCTCCGTTGAAGAAATCGTGGCCGAAATGCGCGCTGGACGCATCGTCATTCTGGTGGACGAAGAAGACCGCGAGAACGAAGGCGATCTGGTGCTCGCCTCCGATCATGTGACGCCCGAGGCCATCAACTTCATGGCCAAGTTCGGTCGTGGCCTGATCTGCCTGACGCTGAGCCGCGAACGCTGCGAACTGCTCAAGCTGCCGCCCATGGTGGCGCGCAACGGCACGAAGATGGGCACCGCTTTCACCGTGTCGATCGAAGCCGCCGAGGGCGTGACCACCGGCATCTCCGCCGCTGACCGTTCGCGCACCGTGCAGGCCGCCGTCGCGAAGAACGCCACCGCTGCCGATCTGGTTCAGCCCGGTCACATCTTCCCTCTGCAAGCCGTGGACGGCGGCGTGCTCATGCGCGCCGGTCACACCGAAGCCGGTTGCGACCTGGCCGCCATGGCAGGCTGCTCGCCCTCTGCCGTGATCTGCGAAGTGATGAAGGATGACGGCACGATGGCCCGTCTGCCCGACCTGCAGTTGTTTGCTGCTGAACACGGTCTCAAGATCGGCACCATCGCCGACCTGATCCAATACCGCAGCAGCCACGAATCACTGGTGCAGAAGGTCAGCTCGCGCGAGCTGCAGACCGCCTACGGCACCTTCACCGCACACGCTTTCCACGAATCCACCAGCAACTCCGTGCACCTGGCGCTGGTTCAAGGCGCGTGGAGCGCTGACGACAGCGTGCCGGTGCGCGTGCATGAGCCGCTTTCCGTGCTCGACGCGCTGGAAATCAACCGCTCCATGCATTCGTGGAGCCTGCAATCGAGCCTTGAATACATCGCCAAACAAGGCAAGGGCGTGGCCGTGCTGCTGAACTGCGGTGAAAGCGGCGAACAACTGCTCGAACAATTCGATGGCAAGGCCCGCTCGGCCCATGCGCCCGAACGCGGCCGCATGGACCTGCGCTCGTATGGCGTGGGCGCGCAGATCCTGCGCGAAATCGGCGTGCAGAAAATGCAACTCCTCGGTCAACCGCGCCGCATGCCCAGCATGGCTGGCTACGGTCTCGAAATCACCGGCTACATCCCCAAGGACTGAACTCTATGCAAGGCGCAAACAAAGGCTCCAACATCCCTCTGGACGGCGAAGGCCTGACCATCGGCATCGTTCAGGCCCGCTTCAATGAAGACATCACGAACGCGCTGTTCGATGCATGCCATGCTGAGCTGATCAAGCTCGGCGTGGATGCCGACAGCATCGACCACATCACCGTGCCCGGCGCGCTGGAAGTGCCGCTGGCGCTGCAGACGCTGGCCAATCGCGGTGAATACGACGCGTTGATCGCTCTCGGCTGCATCATCCGCGGCGAGACCTACCACTTCGAGTTGGTGGCCAACGAATCCGGCGCGGGCGTGACCCGCATCGGCCTCGACTACGACCTGCCGATCGCCAACGCGATTCTCACTACCGAGAACATGGAACAAGCCGTCGCGCGCCAGACCGAAAAAGGTGCTGACGCCGCGCGCGTGGCCGTCGAGATGGCGCTGCTGGTGAACCAGCTCGCCATTCCCGAAGATGAACTGGACAACCTTTTGAATGGAGAGCAGTGATGAGTGATCTGAACGCACCCCGCCCTCCCCGTCAGTCGCGCAAGGGCACGACCAGCACTGGCGCTCGCAAAGCCGCCTCCAAGTCGGGCCGCAGCCGCGCGCGCGAATTCGCGCTGCAAGCGCTGTACCAGTACATCGTGAGCGGCAACGAGCCCGCATCGATCGACCTGTTCACCCGCGACCTCGCAGGCTTTCACAAGGCCGACGCCGCGCACTACGACGCCGTGCTGCATGGCTGCATCACCACCGCCGAAGAACTGGACAAGCTGATCGAACCCAAGCTCGACCGCAAGCTCTCCGAAATCTCCCCCATCGAACATGCCGTGATGTGGATCGGCGTCTACGAATTCCTGCACTGCATGGACGTGCCATGGCGCGTCGTGCTCAACGAATGCATCGAACTCGCCAAGGAATTCGGCGGCACCGACGGCCACAAATATGTGAACGGCGTGCTCAACGGCCTGGCCCCGCAGCTGCGCGAAAAGGAAGTCGCCGCAGACAAGCAAAAAGCCCCGGCGGAACCCACCGAGTAAAAAGCAAACAAAACAGCCCCTCCCTCTGCGCCCGCTCCCGAATACCGGAGCGGGCCTGCGAAGCAAAGCGAGCCTCCGAACCGTCAGCCCCAACGCCAAGACAGCCCCTCAGGCTAGGCGTCGAAACCGCAGACAGTATGTTCATACGGCAAGGCTTCGCAACGACGCATGAGGGGCTGTATTGGCGCCCCAAAACGACCAGCCAATCGGAACCGCAAGGTTTCGTGAACCTCAAGAAACAGCGAAATGAAATTCTCACAGCGCGCGGAACGTATTGAACCTTTTTACGTGATGGAAGTGGCCAAGGCCGCGCAGCAACTCGCCCGTGAAGTCGCAGGAACCTCCAACCCGATGATCTTCCTGAACATCGGCGAGCCCGACTTCACCGCGCCCCCACTCGTGCAGGAAGCGGCCGACCGCGCCGTGCGCGCAGGCATCACCCAGTACACCAACGCCCTCGGCCTCGAAGCCCTGCGCGAGAAGATCAGCGAGTGGTATCTCACCCGCTTCGGCGTGAATGTTCCGGCCCGCCGCATCGTCGTGACGGCTGGCGCATCGGCCGCGCTGCAATTGGCATGTCTCGCACTCATCGAAAAGGGCGACGAGATCCTGATGCCCGACCCGAGCTATCCGTGCAACCGCCACTTCGTGAGCGCTGCGGACGGCAATGCGGTGCTGATTCCAACGACCGCCGAAGAACGCTACCAACTGAGCGCCGCCAAGGTCGAAGCCGCCTGGGGCGAGAAGACACGCGGCGTGCTGCTGGCCTCGCCATCGAACCCGACCGGCACCTCGATCGCGCCCGACGAGCTGCGCAGCATCCACAAGGTGGTGCAGGAACGCGGCGGCATCACCATCATCGACGAGATCTACCTTGGCCTGTCGTACGACGATGCCTTCGGTCAGACGGCGCTGGCCATCGACGACAACATCATCAGCATCAACAGCTTCAGCAAGTACTTCAACATGACGGGCTGGCGTCTGGGCTGGATGGTCGTGCCCGATGCCATGGTGCCGGTGATCGAACGCATGGCGCAGAACCTGTTCATCTGTGCAAGCACGATTTCGCAGCATGCCGCGCTCGCCTGTTTCGAGCCGGACAGCATCGCCGAATACGAACAGCGCCGCGCGCAGTTCAAGGCACGTCGCGACTACTTCATTCCGGCACTCAACGAGCTCGGCCTGTCGGTTCCGGTCATGCCCGACGGCGCGTTCTACGCCTGGGCCGACTGCACGCAGGCTGCCGAGAAAATAGGCGTCAACGGCAGTTGGGACTTTGCACTGGAAGTGATGAAGCGCTCACATCTGGCGATCACCCCGGGCCGCGATTTCGGCACTGCGGACACCAGTCGCTTCGTGCGCTTCTCGACCGCCAATTCGATGGCCCAGTTGCAGGAAGCGGTGGCCCGCCTCAAGCAGCTCATCGGCTGAAAGCCCCAACAGCAGCAGCCAAAGGCCATTCCGAATGAACAGGACAAACCACAACAAAGGTGAAACCGTGGCATTTGAATGGCCCGTCAGAATTTATTGGGAGGACACGGATGCGGGCGGCATTGTGTTCTACGCCAACTATCTGAAGTTCTTCGAACGTGCGCGCACCGAGTGGCTGCGCTCCATCGGTTTCGGCCAGCACAACATGCGGGAACAAACGGGTGGAATGTTTGTCGTAACCGGTGCCGATCTGCGTTATCACCGCCCCGCCCGACTGGACGATGAACTGATTGTTACTGCCTCTGTCAGCGAAATGGGCAGAGCTTCGTTAACAATAGAACAGAAGGCGCTCCTCAAGCCAGCGCAGATGAATCACGCTTCCTCCCCCCAACTTTTATGTGAAGCTTCCATCCGCATTGGCTGGGTGGACGCCGCCACCATGCGCCCGTCGCGCATTCCTGGCACTCTTTTGGAACAACTCTCATCATGAATCAAGACATGTCCATCGCGAGCCTGGTGCTCAATGCCAGCTGGGTGGTTCAACTCGTCATGCTTTTGCTGCTCGGTGTCTCCGTGGCAAGCTGGGCAGCCATTTTCCGCAAGCTGTTTGCGCTCAAGCGCGTCAAGGAACTCAACGAAGAGTTCGAGCGCGACTTCTGGTCGGGCAACAGCCTCAATGACCTCTACGCCAGCGCCGCACAGAACGCCAAGCAGGCCGGCCCGATGGAACGCATCTTCGCCAGCGGCATGCGCGAATACCAGAAGCTGCGCGAGCGCCGCATCAGCGATCCCGGCACCCTGCTCGACGGCGCACGCCGCGCCATGCGCGCGAGCTTCCAGCGCGAGATGGACGTGGTCGAATCCAGCCTCTCGTTCCTTGGCTCCGTCGCATCGGTCAGCCCGTACGTCGGTCTGTTCGGCACCGTCTGGGGGATCATGCACGCCTTCACCGGCTTCGCGGGCATGGAGCAAGTCACGCTCGCCAACGTCGCACCAGGCATTGCCGAAGCGCTCGTGGCCACCGCCATCGGTCTGTTCGCCGCCATCCCGGCCGTGATCGCCTACAACCGTTTCGCGCGTGACATCGACCGCGTCGCCACCCATCAGGAAACCTTCATCGAAGAGTTCTCCAACATCCTGCAGCGCAACTTGGGCGGCCATCCCGGCACGTCCACCGGTCACTGAAGCGAAGGGACCAGAACATGCCCGCAATGGCTTCCCGAGGCGGTTCGCGTCGCCGCTCCATGAACGAGATCAACATGGTTCCGTTCATCGACGTGATGCTCGTGCTGCTCATCATCTTCATGGTCACCGCGCCCATGATGACGCCCAGCTCGGTGCCCGTGCCCTCTGTCGGCAAAGGCTCCAAGATGCCCAAGACCTTCGGTCAGGTCATCGTTCAGAAGGACGGCAGCTTGACGCTCAAGACCGACGGCAACGAACGCACCATCTCGCTGCAGGCGCTGGGCAATGCGGCCCGCACCTGGCAGAAGGATCAGGAAGAGGACACGCCCGTCCTGATTACCGCCGACAAGACCGTGAGTTATGAATCCGTGATGAAGGCCATGGACGCACTGCAGCGCGCAGGCGTACAACGTGTCGGCCTCACCGTGAAATCGTCTGGCAACTGACCGATCAAGCAAGGTCCAGCCGCCCAATCTCTTAATGCCATCCATCAAAGAACGCGACCAATTTGCCCCGCCCCGTCCACCCGGACGAATGCGCGCAGT
This genomic stretch from Diaphorobacter sp. HDW4B harbors:
- a CDS encoding FUSC family protein encodes the protein MNPMAARMPRVAFEERARAILRVLLSYYMTNGYAVALGYLLISAGVGLVLGTEAGAAAALGAVVAIPPDVAGPRKGKFRQMIPTPIIGVPLFFAVQMLHSSPLELGILIIVGTFIVFLGMAWGKKGAPIAIALMFAMIFSLAVPPNEEVKRLSAALSVTGYFALGAFLYVLYSCVVHRWLNPRYRVLLLADTLLSLADLMRLQARQFGEDTPETRSEASGGLISRLLARQAALADQIQSTRDVVFESPDTLPRQRLAAMLLHVLDMRDHMIACGLDLDTLKQHAGHNVVLTQMHDLLILLSRETDMLADAMLFGREPERPMDYRAQLEDLRWAVDEDAMQSDPNRLITSRNPSPDALVHSLADRMANLNDEVQRLFVLARGEGKPNLAAVRTSWHLFVSPVAWSIKPFYTLWSWGAPALRHAVRAALAIGTAYVISLLLPWGTHEYWIFLTIVVVLRGSLAQTLERRNLRVGGTLLGCVLALSILSLHPGYLAMILCLTVAQSVAHGLALRMYLYTAVAATVLGLIQSHMISASSSTVFALFERTVDTLLGAGIAWLFSYVLPSWERSQIPNLVRRVVKSQIDHARTALDLIQLDAVDNTPELKWRLARKDAYDSLTALVLAAERSLKEPRAVRPPLQPLELLQAHAYQMLAQLTAVKTLLLMRRGNLNRERLEQPLTRAMERITNLLSGKEVIVDTIDADEPAEPVREPTFAPGPEHVPQAWDADLMPWFERRLEQAILLAAQIRKDADQLLGK
- the gshA gene encoding glutamate--cysteine ligase, with product MTNTLQQHIAGLSKERLAGMRRGIEKEGLRALPTGALALTPHPKGLGSALTHPHITTDYSESQLELITGVQPSVQECLDELVEVHQFVHRELTSHCNDETLWVSSMPCVLPTDETIPLGRYGLSNSGRSKSVYRMGLGHRYGRRMQTISGIHYNWSLPGVTSEEYFGLIRNFRRHAFVLLYLFGASPALCPSFVEGRQHALKPLADGRRALYLPHATSLRMGRLGYQSDAQATLAVSYNGLEGYANSLHEALTRPYPAYEQVGVRNPGGEYNQLGTSLLQIENEFYGTIRPKRTTKSGERPLHALRERGVEYVEVRLMDLDPFESVGINADTMRVLDVFLLHCLYSDSPPDTPEEITQLKNNQHLTAERGREPGLQLVKNGKNIALVEWGQQVLEECLPIAAALDAAEGSDAHAKALQAAIKLFQSPDSTPSAHVLRELTAQYDNNFIAFTSAHSQAARDALMNRPWTQAQQQRYVAMSDKSVAAQRAIEEADDMPFEAWRERYMSVEQLG
- a CDS encoding SDR family NAD(P)-dependent oxidoreductase produces the protein MAIRFDGKVAIVTGAGGGLGKQHALALAARGAKVLVNDLGGAVDGSGGSVSAAEAVVAEIRAAGGEAIANGASVTDFAAVQAMVQQAIDIWARVDILVNNAGILRDKSFAKMDMADFRLVVDVHLMGAANCCKAVWPYMIEQKYGRIVMTTSSTGLYGNFGQTNYGAAKLAQVGMMQTLAIEGAKYGIHVNALAPTAHTRMTEGLMPQQVLDALTPESVVPAMLVLAHESAPTRTILLAGAGSFEAAQITMTEGIHLGVGPDVPEKLAEQLAAVTDPAGQKVPQGGMEQGAHEFEKALAAAQSGH
- a CDS encoding 2Fe-2S iron-sulfur cluster binding domain-containing protein, with the protein product MSSTPNVAPFFIAKVGDDGTQVDAWPDQPLLTSLEQGGVDWPSSCRNGTCRTCIGFLSKGEVRYEIEWPGLSPEEKAEGWVLPCCAYPLTDLQIENSSI
- the ribBA gene encoding bifunctional 3,4-dihydroxy-2-butanone-4-phosphate synthase/GTP cyclohydrolase II; amino-acid sequence: MNSPLTPVPVSSVEEIVAEMRAGRIVILVDEEDRENEGDLVLASDHVTPEAINFMAKFGRGLICLTLSRERCELLKLPPMVARNGTKMGTAFTVSIEAAEGVTTGISAADRSRTVQAAVAKNATAADLVQPGHIFPLQAVDGGVLMRAGHTEAGCDLAAMAGCSPSAVICEVMKDDGTMARLPDLQLFAAEHGLKIGTIADLIQYRSSHESLVQKVSSRELQTAYGTFTAHAFHESTSNSVHLALVQGAWSADDSVPVRVHEPLSVLDALEINRSMHSWSLQSSLEYIAKQGKGVAVLLNCGESGEQLLEQFDGKARSAHAPERGRMDLRSYGVGAQILREIGVQKMQLLGQPRRMPSMAGYGLEITGYIPKD
- the ribH gene encoding 6,7-dimethyl-8-ribityllumazine synthase, whose protein sequence is MQGANKGSNIPLDGEGLTIGIVQARFNEDITNALFDACHAELIKLGVDADSIDHITVPGALEVPLALQTLANRGEYDALIALGCIIRGETYHFELVANESGAGVTRIGLDYDLPIANAILTTENMEQAVARQTEKGADAARVAVEMALLVNQLAIPEDELDNLLNGEQ
- the nusB gene encoding transcription antitermination factor NusB — its product is MSDLNAPRPPRQSRKGTTSTGARKAASKSGRSRAREFALQALYQYIVSGNEPASIDLFTRDLAGFHKADAAHYDAVLHGCITTAEELDKLIEPKLDRKLSEISPIEHAVMWIGVYEFLHCMDVPWRVVLNECIELAKEFGGTDGHKYVNGVLNGLAPQLREKEVAADKQKAPAEPTE
- a CDS encoding pyridoxal phosphate-dependent aminotransferase, whose product is MKFSQRAERIEPFYVMEVAKAAQQLAREVAGTSNPMIFLNIGEPDFTAPPLVQEAADRAVRAGITQYTNALGLEALREKISEWYLTRFGVNVPARRIVVTAGASAALQLACLALIEKGDEILMPDPSYPCNRHFVSAADGNAVLIPTTAEERYQLSAAKVEAAWGEKTRGVLLASPSNPTGTSIAPDELRSIHKVVQERGGITIIDEIYLGLSYDDAFGQTALAIDDNIISINSFSKYFNMTGWRLGWMVVPDAMVPVIERMAQNLFICASTISQHAALACFEPDSIAEYEQRRAQFKARRDYFIPALNELGLSVPVMPDGAFYAWADCTQAAEKIGVNGSWDFALEVMKRSHLAITPGRDFGTADTSRFVRFSTANSMAQLQEAVARLKQLIG
- the ybgC gene encoding tol-pal system-associated acyl-CoA thioesterase, whose translation is MAFEWPVRIYWEDTDAGGIVFYANYLKFFERARTEWLRSIGFGQHNMREQTGGMFVVTGADLRYHRPARLDDELIVTASVSEMGRASLTIEQKALLKPAQMNHASSPQLLCEASIRIGWVDAATMRPSRIPGTLLEQLSS
- the tolQ gene encoding protein TolQ, with the protein product MMNQDMSIASLVLNASWVVQLVMLLLLGVSVASWAAIFRKLFALKRVKELNEEFERDFWSGNSLNDLYASAAQNAKQAGPMERIFASGMREYQKLRERRISDPGTLLDGARRAMRASFQREMDVVESSLSFLGSVASVSPYVGLFGTVWGIMHAFTGFAGMEQVTLANVAPGIAEALVATAIGLFAAIPAVIAYNRFARDIDRVATHQETFIEEFSNILQRNLGGHPGTSTGH
- a CDS encoding ExbD/TolR family protein encodes the protein MPAMASRGGSRRRSMNEINMVPFIDVMLVLLIIFMVTAPMMTPSSVPVPSVGKGSKMPKTFGQVIVQKDGSLTLKTDGNERTISLQALGNAARTWQKDQEEDTPVLITADKTVSYESVMKAMDALQRAGVQRVGLTVKSSGN